In the Candidatus Dechloromonas phosphoritropha genome, TGTCCGCATTACAGTCAACGCTCAAACACGAGGAACGGGAAATTCATGGCAACTTACGCCATCGGCGACATTCAGGGCTGCTTCGACTCATTTCGGACGCTGCTCGATGCGTGCAGTTTCGATCCGGCAAGCGACCGCCTGTGGCTGGTCGGCGACCTCGTCAATCGCGGCCCGAAGTCACTGGAAACCCTGCGCCTGGTCAAATCGCTCGCTTCATCGGTTTTCACCGTGCTTGGCAACCACGATTTGTATCTGCTAATGGTCGCCGAGGGCGGCGCGGAATACCGCGGCAAGAGCGATACCTTGCAGGAAATACTCGATGCCCCGGACCGCGACGAGTTGCTCGAATGGTTGCGCCAGCAACCGCTCTGTCACACCGAAGGCGATTACTGCCTGGTCCACGCCGGACTGCTGCCGCAGTGGTCCGCTGCCCGCGCCCGCGAACTGGCGGGCGAGGTCGAAGCCGCGCTACGGGGGCTTGGCTACAGGGAGTTCATTCTCAACCTCTGGGGCAGCAAGCCTACCGCCTGGTCCGACGATCTCACCGGCAAGAAGCGTCTGCGGGTGATCGTCAATGCAATGACGCGGATGCGTTTCTGCTCGCCCGACGGCAACATGGAATTCAAGAGCAAGGGCGAACTGGGAAGCGGCCCCCAAGGCTACCTGCCCTGGTTCGAGATTCCCGACCGGCGGAGCGCCGATTCCATCCTCGTCACCGGACACTGGTCGGCGCTTGGACTGCGCATCACGGCGAATCTCCTGGCTCTGGATTCCGGCTGCCTGTGGGGCGGCCATCTGACCGCCGTGCGACTGGAAGACCGGCGGGTGTTCCAGGTCGACTGCTCGCCAGGGGAAGCCCTTCCTCTCAGGGAATAGCCGCACACGTTATCGTCGCGCGGCGGCGATAACGCGGCGGTAAGCCGGGCATCCACTCGCTCAGGCGGCCGCGCTTGGACGTTCGGCGATGCGCTCGCGCCAGGCTGCGAGACTGAGCAGGCCGGCTTCGGCCGGCCGGAACTTGACCAGACGCGCGAATTCGATGGCGCAGAATGCGGTGATGTCGGCGATGGTGAACCGCTCGCCGGCAACGTACGGGCGCGTCGCGAGCAGTTCATCCAGCCAGCGCGCGTTCTGCAGCATCTTTTCTCCCTGAGAATGCCCGAAGTCGGGAAACTGCGGCTGCTCGAGCACCGCCAACCCCGGGTGGGTGTGCCGTATGTGGTTGGCGCCGATGGCGAAGATATTGAATTCGACCTGACGGTCGGCCATCTCGATGAATGCCCGTTCCTCGCCGTTGCGTCCCATCAGGTTGGGTTCGGGGTAGAGGAACTCGAGATAGGTGCAGATCGCCCGCGACTCCGCGAGAAAGCGGCCATCGTCAAGTTCGAGAACCGGCACCCGGGCGAGCGGATTGCGTGCCAGAAATTCCGTTTCTTTGTGCTGTCCAGCGTTCAGATCGACCAGATGACGCTCGATGTCGTGGATGCCCTTTTCCGCCAGGAACATATCCACCCGGCGCGGATTCGGCGCCTTTGGCGATGTGTGAAGTTTCATTGCTGCTGGCCCTGTTGCGACCGTCCCATCTCGACCATCTTGCGTGCCTCCTCGGAAAATTTCCGTGCCGTCTCCGCATCATCGCGTGATTCGACACTGGAAGGTGGCTTGAGTATCCCCTGTTGCACTGCCGGTCGCGCCCGGATCTGCGCAAGCCAGCGTTGGAGGTGCGGGAAATCTTCGACCGGAACCCCCGACCACGTGTGCGTCCGCACCCAAGCCCAGTTGGCGATGTCGGCAATCGAGTAGTCGCCGGCCAGGAATTCGTGGTTCGCGAGATGCTTGTCAAGGACGCCGAACAACCGGGTGCATTCACCCTGATAACGATCGATCGCCGGCTGAATTTTCTCGGGGAAATAGCGGAAGAAGACGTTGGCCTGACCCATCATCGGCCCGATTCCGCCCATCTGGAACATTAGCCATTGCAGGACCAGTGACCGCCCCTTGGGGTCGCCCGGCATCAGCCGCCCGGTCTTCTCGGCGAGATAGACCAGGATGGCGCCTGATTCGAACACCGCGAAGTCGTCTGCATCGTGATCGACGATCGCCGGAATCCGGCCATTCGGGTTGATCGCCAGAAACCATGGCTGCTTCTGTTCCAGTTTGCCGAGGTCGAGAATGCGCAGCGTGTAGGGCAGCCCCAGTTCTTCCAGCGCAATGGAAACCTTGTGGCCGTTCGGGGTTGCTGCGGTAAACAGTTCGATCATGTCAATTATCCTTTGGCAGCGTTGGCCGGGACTTGACCCCGGCAATCTCCGGTCACTTCTTTCCGCTATTCTCGAGCAACGACTGCAATGCCGCGAACGGCGAGTGCGAGGCTCCGCCGCCCCTTGCCGGCCCGGCATCGGTGTAACCACGGTCGGCTTCGATCTGCTTCTGGTGTTCGTTGTCGTGGCAATAGACACAAAGCAGTTCCCAGTTGCCTCCGTCGGGCGGATTGTTGTCGTGGTTGTGATCGCGGTGATGAACCGTCAGTTCGCGCAGATTGGCGAGGGTGAACTCCCGTGCGCAGCGACCGCAAATCCATGGATAGATCTTGAGCGCGCGCTCGCGATAGCCCGATTCCCGGGTCTCGCGGGATTTGCGCGCATCGCGAACGATACGGTCCAGACGATCGTGGTCTATCTCCTTGACGGTCATGCGGCCTCCCTGCCGGGTTATCGATATTGCCGGAACATTACCGCAAACGATGCGAAACGGTAAGGAGGGAGCGTGAATTAGCGAGGCTGGAGCATGCAAACTCGTTCATGATCAGTAATTTATGGCAATGGCTTGCAAACTTTGATAGACGGGATTGGCGCGAATCCCCCTGATCGGCCTATACTGAGGCCAAGCGACAACCACAGGCACGTGTTTCCGGCCCGGGTGGTAGCCGACGCCAGCAGATCCGGCGGCAATGTGAGCAATTACTGCAAACCCCTTGGAACCGAATGATCGAACCCATTCTGTTGGTGGCCGCACGCATTTGCACTTTCGACGGGCAGAGGCCGTTGACGAATGCCAGCGGGCTTTTTTTCGAGCGCGACGGGCGTCTGTTTCTGGTAACCAGCCGGCATGTCATGGTCGACGAGCCGAGCAAGCATTTCCCGGACCGGATCGAGGTCGAACTGCACATCGACCCAGCCAACATGGCCAGATCCACCGGGTTTTCGATTCCGCTGTACCGGAACGGCAATAGCCTCTGGCGCCAGGGCCTCGATACCGCAGGCGAGATTGACGTGGCGGCGATCGAAATCGAACGCCCGGCGCTCCCGAAAACAGCGGTTTTCCGCGCCTTTACGCCGCGGCATCTGGTTGGCCGGCTGGATCAGGTTGAGGTCGGCACCTCACTGCTGGTGGTGGGTTTTCCGCTCGGTTTCCACGACACACTGCACCACATGCCCGTTGTTCGCCATGCCGTCATTGCATCGTCGTTCGGGCTGCGCTTTCAGGGCGAGGGTTACTTCCTGACCGATGCGCGCACCCACCGCGGAACCAGCGGCGCGCCCGTCGTCATGCGCGTGCCGGAAGGGAGTCGGGTGCACGGCGACCTGCCGTGGATGTTGCTCGGCGTCCATTCGGCGCGCCTCGATGTCGGAACGCGCGACCTGAAGCTCGACGAGGCGCTGGGACTGAACTGCGCCTGGTACGCCGACATCCTGCTGACTCTCACCGAGCGCTGAAGCCAGTTGCCGGACCAAAGGTCGAGTGCAAGGTTTTCCTCAACGGCCGCGAAGATTCCCTAGCAGCCTGTCGGGCTTTTCCCGCGCGCGATGCAGTTATGCGATAAGCATGTCTTCTTGAGCGCCCGGGCTCTGCCATGTTCCGCTTTATCGTTGCCGAGCGCAAGACAGGCTATCTGTTGCCGCCGTCGCTGGACGATTGCTTGAAAGAAGATCACCTGGCATGCTTCATTGTCGAGGTGATTGACCAGCTTGATTTTTCCAACCTGACTCGGCAGTACGCTGGGCGTGGATCGAAAGCGCACCATCCGGCGGCGCTGCTGACGATTCTGGTCTATGGCTACACGATCGCCGTGTTCTCCAGTCGCAAGCTGGAGCAAGCCACCGACGATTCGGTCGCCTTCCGCTACCTGGCCGCGGGCAGCCACCCCGATCACACCACCTTGGCGACCTTTCGCCAGCGTTTTCTTGACGAAGTGGCCGGCCTGTTTGTGAAGGTCCTGGAACTGGCCAAGGAAATGAAGCTGCCCAAGCTGGGCAACGTTTGCCTGGACGGGACGAAGGTCAATGCCAATGCCTCACGGCACAGTGCGCTATCCCATGGGCACATCGAGAAAATGGAAGTCCAGCTCAAGGCAAAGCTTCAGGAACTGCTGGCCTTGGCGGATCGGGCGGATGTGCCGGACAACGTCAGCCTATCCGATGAAATCAAGCGCTGCGAGGACCGGTTGGCGGCCATGGCGGTGGCGAAGGCCAGGATTGCTGCCCGAGCCGAAGAGCGCTATCAGCGGGAGAAGGCTGAGTACGACCAGAAGATGGCTGGTCGTGCCGCCAAGGAAGAGGCGACGGGCAAGAAGCCTGGAGGTAAGCCGCCGAAGGCGCCGGAACCGGGGCCACGGGACAGCGATCAGGTGAATCTCGCCGACGAAGAATCGCGCATCATGCCGGTCGCCGGTGGCGGCTTCGAGCAGGCGTACAACGCCCAGGCGGCGGTCGATGCCGACACTATGCGGGTGGTCGCGGTCGGCGTCACGCAAGCGCCCAATGACAAGGAGCAGGTCGAGCCGATGCTGGCGACGCTCCAGGCACAGGCCGAGGTGCTGGGTGCGCTCGCGTGTCTGATTGCCGACACCGGCTTTTGCAGCGAGAAGAACCTCAAGGCCTGCGAGGCGGCCGGCATTGCGCCCCTGATCGCCATCGCTCGCGACGAGCACCATCCCGGCTGTCGGGAGCGCCACAGCGAGCCGGCAGCATTACCCGACGACGCCACGCCAACGCAGGCCAGGGCTCATCGTCTGAAGACCAAGGCAGGGCGAGCGCTCTACGCCTTACGCAAACAAACGGTCGAGCCGGTCTTCGGCATTATCAAATCCGTCTTGTGCTTTCGACAGTTTTCCCTGCGTGGTTTGAAGAACGTCCAGGACGAGTGGATGCTGGTCTGCCTCGCGTGGAACTTGAAGCGCATGGCCGCATTGCGCCCACAGTAGGGAAAAACGAGGGGAAAACCCTCAAAAAAACCGGAAAATCAGCAAATCCGGCCTCCGCATTACCCATTGTGCAATTTTTCAGCTTTTGGGAGGCTAAGCCCAACAGGCTGCTAGGCAGCATTCGATGCGATATTGGCCGCCGGCGCGCCGGCGGCGCCGCTCGCCTGCTGCAACAGGGGAATGCCGCTTCTGGCGTTGGCATAGTCACGATCCCAGGCGGGCACCTTGAGCGTCATCAAACAGTGCCACAGCGGTGGAATCATGGCAACAATGATGGTGACTAGATACCCTTGGATTCCTTATCCTTTTGAGGGCGGGCACTCTCCGGAAGGCCCAAGCTCGAGCAAATTCCTGCTAGACCACGCTGGTCGGGCAGCGGGCCTAATCCAGATTCGCGGCCAGCACCAGAACATAGAGCGCTCCGACCGACAACTGCACCACCGTAATCGGCAGCCCGATGCGCAGGAATTGCATGAAGCTCACGCGCCGACCGTGCGAAGCACAGATGCCCACGGCCACAATATTGGCCGAGGCGCCAATCAGCGTCGCGTTGCCGCCGAGGGTACCGCCGAACATCATCGCGACGAATACCGGCAGCGTGGCCTTGGGCCAGTTGTCAAAACCGGGGGCGAGAGCGACCTCCGGAACCGCCTGGGCTGCCACCAGGTAGCCGGTGATCATCACCAGCGCGGCGGCGACCAACGGGATATTGGCGACCACGAGCCCAATCGTGCCGATGCTAGCCAGGGTCACCAGGGCCGCCAAAGTAAACTGTGTCCCGAACCAGAGGTAGAACTGGAGCGACAGGCTTTGCAGCAGCTCGGTTTTCACAAGGGCCTGGACCAGGGTAAAGATGGCGCCGAGAAAGACGAGCGTCTTCCAGTCCACGTCGCGGATCACATCGCCAACCGGCTCGATGCGCATGCCGTAGACCACGAGCAGCGCCAGCGAAGCCCCGATGATCGCGACCTGGGGCGGGATAATGCGGGTCGGCAAGGACTCTCCGATGATAAACATGACCACCATGATCAGGAGCACGAGGAGCGCCAATACCAGGAAGGCGCGATGCTTGATGGCGACGTGCACGCTGGGTGGCAGGGTCGCGCGCACACTCCAGGCCTGCGGTAGCAGGCGCGGCAAAAAGGGGACGACGACCAGCGCGGCCAGCAGGCCGCCCAGGCTCACCATCCGCAGATAATCGATGAACGACAGCCCGATCGCCCGGCCGACCAGAAAGGTGGCGGGGTCGCTCACCAGGGTCAACATGCCGGCCGCGTTGCTGACGATCGCCGTGATGATCAGGGGTCCGACGAAGTCGATCTTGAGTATCTGGCAGACGCGGATAATGATCGGTGCGACCAGGATGACGACGGTGGCGTTGGGCAGAAAAGCGTTGAGCGGCAACAACAGCGCGACGGTCAGTAGCAAGAACCGCTTACCGCTGCCGCCGGTGGCGTTCAAGAACGCATCCCCGATCCACTCGAAGATTCCGGTCTTGCTGATCACGCGCGCCACTACCATGCCGCCGAAGAGCAGGGAGAGCGGACCGCCGGCGGTGTCTACGATCGGTATCAGATCATTGCCATCGAGGATCCCGAAGACGATCAAGATGCTGACCCCGAGCAGGGCGGCGACCGTCATGTCGATCAAATCGAACGCGATCAGGAAGATCACGGTGGCGAAAACGCCGATGGTGAGATAAATCTGCAGGTCAGTCATTTGGGCGTTACTCAGTCAAGGGGCGGTGCGTAGTGGAGCCCACCCTGGTTCCAGAGCCGGTTGAGACCGCGCTTGATCTTGAGCGGGCTGTTGCGCCCGACGTTGCGCTCGTAGATCTCGCCATAGTTGCCGACGGCCCGCAGGACCCGTGCCCCCCAGCCGGACTCGATCCCCATTGATCGTGCGAGCATGTCGCGTTCGTCGTAGTTTAGCCGTAGCATCGGGTTGTTTTCCGCGATAGCCGCATCGACCCCGTCACGGGTGACGCCGTATTCCTCCGCCAGGATCAGGGTGTTCAGAACCCAGCGGATCACCATCGTCCACTCCGGATCGCCGCCCCAGACGACGGGGCTAAGTGGTTCCCTGGAGATGCGCTCGGGCAGAATCACGAAGGACCCTGCATCACCCGGCGCACGCAGACGCATGGCGGCCAGGGTGCCAGCGTCCGCGGTGTAGGCCTGACAGCGGCCGGCGAAGAAGGCTGCCGCCGCCTTCTTCGCCGAGGCCATGGGCAGCGGCTTTACCGACCTGCCGTTTGCCTTGAAATACGCTTCCAGGTTCCGCTGGTTCGTCGTCCCCATCTCCACGCACACAGTCGCACCGTCGAGGTCGGCGAGCGTCGCAATCCCGGCAGCGACCATAAAGCCCTGGCCATCGTAATAGAGGATACCGGGAAACTGAACCTTCAATACCGCCTCTCGGGTGAGGGTCCAGGTGGTGTTGGCCAGCAGCAGGTCGACCCTGCGCGCCTGCAGTGCGGGAAAGCGTAAGGGGGCCTGTAGCGGCACGAACTCCACTTTCCCCGGGTCATTCAAGACCGCCGCTGCCACTGCACGGCAGAAGTCCGCCTCCAATCCGCGCCAGTCTCCGCCGGCATCGCGCTCAGAGAAGCCGGGAACGTCCTCGCTCACCCCGCAGCGCAGTTGCCCACGCGATTTCACAGCGTTCAAGACCTCGGCGGCGTCGACCTGGGGCAAGCCGACGAGCATCAGAACCAACAGGGCGACATAGCGAACAGTCAGTTTCATCCGGGAGCTCCGAAATTTCAGGGCCATAAGTTTATCGCAGATTGTCCATTAGCCACACTACAGGCTGTCCAAGCCCATTGGGTAGTGGACGATCAACGCCATTGCTGCATGGACGTGACTTTCGCCAATGATCAGATGCGCGCCCGTTCCGGACATGCCGCTCATATCCTCACTGTCCTCAAGCACATCACCATCAACCGCATCCGCCTCGATCCGATCAAGCGCAACGGGGCATCAAGGCGCGCATGCTCATCGCCGCTACTCCGACATCTATCGCTCTCAGTTGCTCGGCATGGCTTGAACTTCACGCGATTGCCCTGGCCGCCTCAATGACCGGTCTGGCGAACCACCGTCGGGCCGCTTCTGGCTGAACTGCGATGTTCAGTTCGATACTCATGCCAGATCAAGCCTGAACTTCCGCACCTTGATGAATCCCCATGGATTTGTTCGATGGTGTCAGTCTCCCCGATCTCCCCGGCATCAGGCTGTATCAGGACAGGCGCAGCCAACTCCGGTGGTATTTGCGCAGGCGCTCGACATCCTTGTCCAGCAGTTCTCCGAGGCGCAACAGGTTCATGTTGTCTTCGAGGTCGGCGAGTTTCACCGTCCTGGCGAGCGGGTTAGTCGCGGCACGCTCGATGAATGCGGCGTAGTCTTCGTCTTCCGCGAGCTTGGTGACGCAGCGCAGCGCGTCGATGACGCTTTCCGGAATGCCGGCCTTGCCCAGACGCTCGAACGTCCAGCCCTCGTGTTCGTGATCTTCGATCACGTCGTGCAGCACCGCGGTCATGCGCGCTTCATCGTCGTCCATCCGCATCATCATGCGCAGCGGGTGCAGGATGTAGGGGGCGCCGCCCTTGTCCGGTCGGTGGGTGGCATGGGCATTGGCGGCGATCTTGACCGCCAGGGCCAGAGGATGCATTTCGGGGCCGGCCTTCAGTTCTTCGAACCGGGCAAACAGGGCGTCGAACTCGGCGAGAAGCTCCGGGGCCTCGAGCGCCGGGGTGCCGTTGCGTAGTCCGCTGGCGACGTCGTTGGCCCAGACGAAGTAGAGCAGTTGTCGTTCAAGGCCCCAATTGACCGGGGGATGCACCATCATGTCGCTCAGGTTGGCGACCAGGTCGGAGAGTTTGAGTATCTTGGCGCGCGCCGACTTGTGCGGGGCGTGTTCGATCTGCAACGATTTGCGCTCTTCCTTGGGCAGTGACTTGTCGTCGGTGACCTCGACCACAAGGTCGGCGACATCGTCCCCGAACAGTTCTCCGATTTCGGCCCGGGTGACCCCGCAGTCCTCGGTGCAGTCGTGCAGGTAGGCGGCGATGACCAGGTTGGCATCCTGCCCTGCGGTCGCCCTGGCGACGTTGGCCGCAACGGCGGCGAGATGATTGATGTAGGGAGCTTCACTGGCTCCCTTGCGGCGCTGGTGTACGTGCCTGATGGCGGCAAATTCAACAGCCTGGGTGATGCGCGACAGGTCGGACATGGCGGACTCCGGAACGGCGGGTTTGACAGTGTGACTAATATAACAATGCCTCTGCCGAGGCGTTCAAGACATTCTCCGGGTGGATTCGGCCGCTGCTGGGGCGAAGGTGCCAATCGTGTCCTGGATGCGCCTATCGTCGGCCTTGGAAGTGGACGATAATCGGCTCCCTGGCAGGATGCCGTCTTGCCGCAGTTCCCGCCATCTGTATGGAAAATACTTGCTACCGCGGCCGTTTTGCTCCCTCGCCGACGGGCCCGCTGCATTTTGGCTCACTGGTCGCCGCGGTCGGCAGCTATGTCGATGCCCGCGCTCATGGTGGCGAGTGGCTGCTGCGCATGGAAGACGTCGATGTGCCGCGGAATGTTCAGGGGGCTGCCGATGACATCCTGAAGACCCTGGAAGCCTTCGGTTTCGAGTGGGATGGTCCGGTGCTTTGGCAAAGCCAGCGTTATGGTGCCTACGCCGAGGCACTGGAAAGGCTCAGGGCGGTAGGGCTGGCATATGGCTGCGCGTGTTCGCGCAAGGAAATCGCCGATTCGGCGCCGCGCCGCGCAATCGATGGCGGCCTGGCCTATCCGGGAACCTGTCGCAACGGTCTGGCGCACGGGCGCAGTGTCCGCTCGTGGCGGCTTAGGGTGTGCGACGAGGAGATCGCGTTCAGCGACCGGGTACAGGGCCGGCAAGTCCAGAATATCGAGCGCGACGTTGGCGATTTCGTCTTGCTCCGAGCCGACGGTATGTACGCCTACCAGCTGGCTGTTGCGGTCGACGACGAATTTCAGGGCATTTCCGATGTCGTCCGCGGTGCCGACCTCATTGCCTCGACGCCGCGCCAGATCTGGCTCCAGCGCTGCCTCGGTTACGCAACGCCGCGTTACGCCCATCTGCCGGTGGCGACCAATGCCGCCGGCGAGAAGCTGTCCAAGCAGACCGGGGCACCCGCCTTGCGGCCCGATCAGGCGGGACGCGCTTTGGCCGCGGCGCTGACCTTTCTCGGTCAGGCGGCGCCCCCAGATCTGGCGCGTGCGGGGTTGCATGACCTCTGGGACTGGGCGTTTCAACGCTGGTCGATCGCCGCCATTCCGCAAAAGGCCGCCGCCAGCCGTGAAACTGCCTTCGCGGTCCACTGATCGCTTCAACCAGGTCCGTCCAGATTTTCTCGTCGTGATTGGGAATTGTGAGAAGCGTGAGCCCGGACTTCAACGATAATTACTGATGGTCAACGACACCCCCAAACCGGCTGCGAGGCCCCAAAAGCTTTCGGCACTCGCCGGATTATGGCCCTTTCTGCGGCCCTACCGCGCGCGCGTTGCGCTCGCCTTCATCCTTCTGTGCCTGGCTTCGGCGACGATCTTGCTGGTGCCACTTGCCTTTCGCGACCTGATCGACTTCGGCTTTGGCGAAGAGGGGCGGCGAGGCGGACGCCTGCTGGGCACCTTGAGCCTGAATGGGCATTTCATCGCGCTTTTCGGGCTGGCGACCATCTGGGCGCTGGCGGTGGCAGCGCGTTATTACACCGTGTCGTGGGTCGGGGAGCGGGTCACAGCCGATCTGCGCAACGCCGTCTATGCACGGGTGCTGTCGCAGTCCCCGCAATTCTTCGAGACCCTGCAGACCGGAGAAGTGCTGTCCCGACTGACCGGCGACACGACACTGATCCAGACCGTGGTCGGCAGTTCGATCTCGATGGGTTTGCGCAGCGTTTTCCAATTCATTGGCGGCATGGTCATGCTGGCGGTCACCAGCTTCTACCTGTTCTCCCTGAACCTTGGACTGATGGCTCTTCTCATACTTCCGATCGTTGCCATCGGGCGCAAGGTCAAGAAACTCTCGCGTGAATCGCAGGACCGGATCGCCGATGCATCGGCGCTGGCGGGTGAAATCCTTAACGCGATGCCGACCGTGCAGGCCTACACACAGGAGGAACAGGAGGCCCACCGATTCGCCGAGCGCACGGAACTGAGCTTTGTCACCGGGATCAAGCGCACCCGGGTACGCGCGGCGCTCACCGCACTGATCATTACCGCAGTGATGGGAACGATCATCTTCGTCCTCTGGATAGGCGCGCGTCAGGTCCATTCCGGCGCGCTGACCGGTGGCGAACTCGCCTCCTTCGTCCTTTACGCCGCCCTGGTGGCCGGCGCTGTCGGAACCATGGCGGAAGTCTGGGGCGACGTGATGCGCGCCGCCGGGGCGACCGAGCGCCTGCTCGACCTGCTGCATGCCCGGTCAGCCATCCGCGAGACGCCAGCGCCGCAGTCGCCGGTGGTCGCGGAGCAGGCGGCGATCCGCTTCGAGCATGTCGTGTTCACGTATCCGGCCCGCCCGCAGATCCGCGCTCTGGATGACATCTGCCTGGATATCGCACCTGGCGAGAGCGTCGCGCTGGTCGGGCCCTCCGGCGCCGGCAAGACCAGCCTGTTCCAGCTTCTGCTGCGCTATTACGATGTTTCCGGTGGCTGCATACGGATCAACGGGCAGGATATCCGCCAGCTGAGCCTGCGCGACCTGCGCAAGGACATCGCCATCGTCTCCCAGGATCCGGTGATCTTTTCCGCGAATGCGCTGGAAAACATCCGCTACGGCCGCCGTGACGCGAGTGATGAGGAGGTCAGGCAGGCGGCGCGGGCGGCCCTGGCCGAGGAATTCATCGAGCGCCTGCCCGAGGGCTACCGGACGTTTCTCGGAGAGCGTGGCACGCGGCTGTCGGGTGGCCAGCGCCAACGCATCGCGATTGCCCGTGCGATCCTCAAGGGTGCCCGCCTCCTGCTGCTCGACGAAGCGACCAGCGCCCTCGATGCCGAGTCGGAACTCCTTGTGCAGAAGGGTCTCAGCGCCGCCATGATGGGGCGGACGACACTCATCATCGCCCATCGGCTGGCGACGGTGCAGAAGGCCGACCGGATCGTCGTCATGGACCGCGGGCGAATAGTAGAGATCGGCACCCCGGAGGATCTGCGCCAGCAAGGCGGGCTTTATGCACGGCTGGCGACCCTGCAGCTCGATTTCTGAGCCGTGTTCCCGGTGGCACGACCGGGTTGGCCGGTCAGGCCAGTGCTTCCGCAATTGCCTGCGTCGGAAAGTTGCAAACCGCGCGGATACGTGTGCTTGATCGGAAAGGGGCGACGCTCAGGAGTGTGAGCTTGGCGTTTGGTCGTCGGGCTGCCAGTGCTTCGCGCCGTAGCCGGTCAGGCCGACCATGGCGCGGACCAGTCCGTAGCTTAGCCAGCGCAAGGCACGGATGTACCAGGAGTGGGCGGTGATCTCGTCGGCCAGCACTTCGCACGCGCCGCTGGCGATGGCGCGGCCTATGCTGGCATGCAGTTCCGCTGCGAATGCCGGGTCGCGCACGAACAGGTTGGCTTCCTTGGCGAGCAGCAGGCTGAACGGGTCGATGTTGGAGGAGCCGACCGTTGCCCAGAGGCGGTCGATAACGGCGACCTTGGCGTGCATGAAACTCTTCTCGTACTCGTAGATTCGCATGCCGGCCTTGAGCAGCGCCGCGTAAAGTGTCTGCGCCGCGTAGCGGAGCAGTGGGTGATCGGTCTTGCCCTGTAGCAGCACGGTAATCCGTACCCCGCGTTTGGCGGCTGCATGCAGCGCCAGACTGAAGCGCAGACCCGGTAGAAAGTAGGCATTGGCAATCAGGATTTCATCCTGCGCGCCGTTGATCGCCGTGATGTAGGCATGCAGGATGTCGTTGCGGTGCCGGATATTGTCACGGATGAGAAAGGCGGCCTCCTGCTCGCCGACGATCTCGCAACAGGGCGTTGCCGGAAGATCGTGGCGGAAGCGGCGCTTGAAATTCACCCAGGAGACGATTTCCCACATGCGCCGGGCCGCTTGATGGACTTGCCGCAGGGTCGGACCTTCGATGCACACGGCGTAGTCGTAGCGCGGGCGCATCTCTTCCGGGGCGTTGTTATCGTCGACGATGTTGATGCCGCCGACGAAAGCGATGCGGGCGTCGATGACGACCAGCTTGCGGTGCAGGCGGCGCAGGCGGTGGCGGCGTAGATGAAATGGGCTGATTTCCGGCCGGTAGAACATGGCGCGGACGCCAGCGGCGGTCAATCGCGGCAGGAAATCGACGCGGAAATTACGGGCACCGAAGCCGTCGACCGTGACATTCACCTGAACGCCGCGCGCGGCGGCACGGGAGAGGGCAGCGGCGACTTGGTGGCCGATTTCGTCGTCGGCGAAGATGTAGGTTTCAAGGTAGATCTCGCTGCGTGCCGCCTCAATGGCCGACAGCAGGGCGGGAAAATACTCGATGCCCGAATTAAGCAGCGTGATCCGGTTTCCGGGCAGGAACTCAGCGGGCATGCCTTGCCAGATGGGCCGACAGCGCGGCGTGGTCGGAAATC is a window encoding:
- a CDS encoding symmetrical bis(5'-nucleosyl)-tetraphosphatase, encoding MATYAIGDIQGCFDSFRTLLDACSFDPASDRLWLVGDLVNRGPKSLETLRLVKSLASSVFTVLGNHDLYLLMVAEGGAEYRGKSDTLQEILDAPDRDELLEWLRQQPLCHTEGDYCLVHAGLLPQWSAARARELAGEVEAALRGLGYREFILNLWGSKPTAWSDDLTGKKRLRVIVNAMTRMRFCSPDGNMEFKSKGELGSGPQGYLPWFEIPDRRSADSILVTGHWSALGLRITANLLALDSGCLWGGHLTAVRLEDRRVFQVDCSPGEALPLRE
- a CDS encoding glutathione S-transferase family protein, coding for MKLHTSPKAPNPRRVDMFLAEKGIHDIERHLVDLNAGQHKETEFLARNPLARVPVLELDDGRFLAESRAICTYLEFLYPEPNLMGRNGEERAFIEMADRQVEFNIFAIGANHIRHTHPGLAVLEQPQFPDFGHSQGEKMLQNARWLDELLATRPYVAGERFTIADITAFCAIEFARLVKFRPAEAGLLSLAAWRERIAERPSAAA
- a CDS encoding glutathione S-transferase N-terminal domain-containing protein encodes the protein MIELFTAATPNGHKVSIALEELGLPYTLRILDLGKLEQKQPWFLAINPNGRIPAIVDHDADDFAVFESGAILVYLAEKTGRLMPGDPKGRSLVLQWLMFQMGGIGPMMGQANVFFRYFPEKIQPAIDRYQGECTRLFGVLDKHLANHEFLAGDYSIADIANWAWVRTHTWSGVPVEDFPHLQRWLAQIRARPAVQQGILKPPSSVESRDDAETARKFSEEARKMVEMGRSQQGQQQ
- a CDS encoding HNH nuclease family protein, encoding MTVKEIDHDRLDRIVRDARKSRETRESGYRERALKIYPWICGRCAREFTLANLRELTVHHRDHNHDNNPPDGGNWELLCVYCHDNEHQKQIEADRGYTDAGPARGGGASHSPFAALQSLLENSGKK
- a CDS encoding trypsin-like peptidase domain-containing protein, with protein sequence MIEPILLVAARICTFDGQRPLTNASGLFFERDGRLFLVTSRHVMVDEPSKHFPDRIEVELHIDPANMARSTGFSIPLYRNGNSLWRQGLDTAGEIDVAAIEIERPALPKTAVFRAFTPRHLVGRLDQVEVGTSLLVVGFPLGFHDTLHHMPVVRHAVIASSFGLRFQGEGYFLTDARTHRGTSGAPVVMRVPEGSRVHGDLPWMLLGVHSARLDVGTRDLKLDEALGLNCAWYADILLTLTER
- a CDS encoding transposase; translation: MFRFIVAERKTGYLLPPSLDDCLKEDHLACFIVEVIDQLDFSNLTRQYAGRGSKAHHPAALLTILVYGYTIAVFSSRKLEQATDDSVAFRYLAAGSHPDHTTLATFRQRFLDEVAGLFVKVLELAKEMKLPKLGNVCLDGTKVNANASRHSALSHGHIEKMEVQLKAKLQELLALADRADVPDNVSLSDEIKRCEDRLAAMAVAKARIAARAEERYQREKAEYDQKMAGRAAKEEATGKKPGGKPPKAPEPGPRDSDQVNLADEESRIMPVAGGGFEQAYNAQAAVDADTMRVVAVGVTQAPNDKEQVEPMLATLQAQAEVLGALACLIADTGFCSEKNLKACEAAGIAPLIAIARDEHHPGCRERHSEPAALPDDATPTQARAHRLKTKAGRALYALRKQTVEPVFGIIKSVLCFRQFSLRGLKNVQDEWMLVCLAWNLKRMAALRPQ